A genomic stretch from Mesomycoplasma neurolyticum includes:
- a CDS encoding uracil-DNA glycosylase has product MTNNEKINLFLKNEFQQEYFINLKKFLNNEYKNKIIFPQKKDIFNFLKLTDFNSLKVVIIGQDPYHGENEAHGLAFSTLNRKLPPSLKNIYLEIQKDYPNFNKINGDLSSWAKQGVLLLNRILTVQKDKPMSHADIGWENFSFNLLSFINNNYNNVIFLLLGKKAQEIQKKLILNKQIVINLSHPSPFSYSLSFKNSRIFKKINQTLKKMNKNEIIW; this is encoded by the coding sequence ATGACAAATAATGAAAAAATAAATCTTTTTTTAAAAAACGAATTTCAGCAAGAATATTTTATAAATCTAAAAAAATTTTTAAATAATGAATATAAAAATAAAATTATTTTTCCACAAAAAAAGGACATATTTAATTTTTTAAAATTAACTGATTTCAATAGTTTGAAAGTTGTAATCATTGGCCAAGATCCATATCATGGTGAAAATGAAGCTCATGGTTTAGCTTTTTCTACATTAAACAGAAAATTGCCCCCTTCATTAAAAAATATTTATTTAGAAATCCAAAAAGATTATCCAAATTTTAATAAAATTAATGGGGATTTATCATCTTGAGCAAAACAAGGGGTTTTACTTTTGAATAGAATTTTAACTGTTCAAAAAGATAAACCAATGTCACATGCTGATATTGGTTGAGAGAATTTTAGTTTTAATCTTCTTTCGTTTATTAACAACAATTATAATAATGTAATTTTTTTGTTATTAGGTAAAAAAGCTCAAGAAATTCAAAAAAAATTGATTTTAAACAAACAAATTGTAATTAATTTATCACACCCTTCACCGTTTAGTTACTCTTTAAGTTTTAAAAATTCCAGAATTTTTAAAAAAATTAATCAAACACTGAAGAAAATGAATAAAAATGAAATAATTTGATAA
- a CDS encoding RloB domain-containing protein has protein sequence MIYLKKNFKKENINIIFSNIDFEIWLLAHFKKIDSESKIYSRSELNEELGEYLKKKYKKSNIEQLKKIVENWEQAIQNTKDISKK, from the coding sequence ATGATTTACCTGAAGAAAAATTTCAAAAAAGAAAACATTAATATTATTTTTTCGAATATTGATTTTGAAATTTGATTATTAGCTCATTTTAAAAAAATAGATTCAGAAAGTAAAATATATTCTAGAAGTGAATTAAACGAAGAATTAGGTGAATATTTAAAGAAAAAATACAAAAAATCTAATATTGAGCAACTAAAAAAAATAGTTGAAAACTGAGAACAAGCAATTCAAAATACTAAAGATATTTCGAAAAAGTAG
- a CDS encoding MAGa7180 family putative nuclease → MLIKQRKYYNGQHYFIDKEKKVLILEHNFFETLKKNKGNWNGFKKIGGSSLGDVLLTDSFKSHFLAFVRISKLDMPILDKKYINAGIAIEPKVIKVIEKKLKKKVTVYPPQNYQYDYFKDKDDIVGGIPDGYIEDLKLLIEIKTTQLKNLEKWEKDEIPLSYLKQAQLYSYLMGVNEFAIVATFLKDEDYLKPENFPIEQRHIKVYKYKLNKSQVEDDIEKIKKWYKKYTEKGVSPKYDLKNDGDLLEYLECKNEAEWAELIDKWKKIGKIKDIE, encoded by the coding sequence ATGTTAATAAAACAAAGAAAATACTATAATGGACAACATTATTTTATTGATAAAGAAAAAAAAGTTTTAATTTTAGAACATAATTTTTTTGAAACTTTAAAGAAAAATAAGGGAAATTGAAATGGTTTTAAAAAAATTGGTGGTTCATCATTAGGGGATGTACTATTAACAGATTCATTTAAATCTCATTTTTTAGCTTTTGTTAGAATCTCAAAATTAGATATGCCAATTTTAGATAAAAAATATATAAATGCTGGTATTGCTATTGAACCTAAAGTGATTAAAGTTATTGAAAAAAAACTCAAAAAGAAGGTTACAGTTTATCCACCACAAAATTATCAATATGATTATTTTAAAGATAAAGATGATATTGTAGGTGGGATTCCTGATGGTTACATTGAGGATTTAAAATTATTAATCGAAATCAAAACAACACAATTAAAAAATTTAGAAAAATGAGAAAAAGATGAAATACCACTTTCATATTTAAAACAAGCACAATTATATTCTTACTTGATGGGTGTGAATGAGTTTGCTATTGTTGCAACATTTTTGAAAGACGAAGATTACTTAAAACCTGAAAATTTTCCTATTGAACAAAGACATATAAAAGTTTATAAATACAAGCTAAATAAATCACAAGTTGAAGATGATATTGAAAAAATTAAAAAATGATATAAAAAATACACTGAAAAAGGTGTATCACCAAAATATGATTTAAAAAATGATGGTGATCTTTTAGAATATTTAGAATGTAAAAATGAAGCGGAATGAGCAGAATTAATTGATAAATGAAAAAAGATAGGAAAAATTAAAGATATTGAATAA
- a CDS encoding AAA family ATPase translates to MFLLSKKINQKVILIDEFDKSFHFELSKALIDIFHKSSKENQFIFSSHNLNLMNHNLRDDQIWLTEKNDIGTSELFLIVDFDNLKTFKKKDNITSQYLNGIFGAYHIINNAQNKEGLKYLEKNKDEKNTK, encoded by the coding sequence TTGTTTTTATTAAGCAAAAAAATTAATCAAAAAGTTATATTAATAGATGAATTTGATAAATCATTTCATTTTGAATTAAGCAAAGCATTAATTGATATTTTTCATAAATCATCAAAAGAAAATCAATTTATTTTTTCATCCCATAATTTAAATTTAATGAATCATAATTTGCGTGATGATCAAATTTGATTAACAGAAAAAAATGATATTGGAACAAGTGAACTTTTTTTGATTGTGGATTTTGATAATTTAAAAACTTTTAAAAAGAAAGATAATATTACATCTCAATATTTAAATGGAATTTTTGGAGCATATCATATTATTAATAATGCACAAAACAAAGAAGGACTGAAATATTTAGAAAAAAATAAAGATGAGAAAAATACAAAATAG
- the ybeY gene encoding rRNA maturation RNase YbeY — MNIKKNSLNFLNDTKYKFEFLNEFKKIVDYAQEEFEIEKPLHVDLLLTNNLKIKKISNEYRKKDKETDVLSFPTDWNDFKFLDYLFLGEIIISYEKIIEQAKEYGHSIKREFCYLFTHGMVHLFHFDHQTEKDEEIMNSHVNNIMKKLGVNRDDN, encoded by the coding sequence ATGAATATAAAAAAAAATAGTCTTAATTTTCTTAATGATACTAAATATAAATTTGAATTTCTAAATGAGTTTAAAAAAATTGTTGATTATGCACAAGAAGAGTTTGAAATAGAAAAGCCTTTGCATGTTGATTTGCTTTTAACCAATAATTTAAAAATTAAAAAAATATCCAATGAATATAGAAAAAAAGATAAAGAAACTGATGTTTTGTCATTTCCCACTGATTGAAATGATTTTAAATTTTTAGATTATTTATTTTTAGGTGAAATAATTATTTCTTATGAAAAAATTATTGAGCAAGCAAAAGAATATGGTCATAGTATTAAAAGAGAATTTTGCTATTTATTTACACATGGAATGGTTCATCTTTTTCATTTTGATCATCAAACAGAAAAAGATGAAGAGATTATGAATTCTCATGTTAATAACATAATGAAAAAACTAGGAGTTAATCGTGATGATAACTAA
- a CDS encoding P68 family surface lipoprotein: MNKTIKKILFFLISFMVLITFISCNPTKNKTTIKFATAQYKNWPLTKAMTKIVEMYNKENKGTKDFIEIEYLLNDKTKTLRESELALKQVVNIYKDFNFPDLANIILNNPMGAFLINSKNRNMDLSDVGVGFENFPEEIAKLHSVVPGERVDSKRMYSIPFNISDTNALMFNLDLMFLIFNLIENNGGKVDKNSNIYKKSLIASQTGSEIPENSFFLTLKAKNKSAFKNISVNDETFQSYNSILNFVDIFFNGIEIDETKIKDETPETNAIFGINYPIDTFFQDYNNLSQNKKMWNLKPNPNDENTTYLNYDILEDKILQSNFEETTKKYINNIKYLESKKNKKNIFNKKYQIKNTRVGYELRDYRMAFGFGFVVTKEELVNTLEKKNELIKKQNLTEEQVKKILPTEEDLYFLPQVTKSNILDKKGSWWEGGSSIVAISVDNNGPLDKATKKFLKWLFNAKVNYRNKQYNVTDLIPILSGYFFPSKNNVSEKYSEFLKQEILDRQKLINSLKQNNNDFEIISELEKEKLNLEAALVSQISLLNAIRNKDNLIYKLVDKKASSISKTIERELRNSTIKSNVNNEFESEKFLNEILNKMKK; this comes from the coding sequence ATGAACAAAACAATAAAAAAAATACTATTTTTTTTAATTTCTTTTATGGTTTTAATAACGTTTATTTCTTGTAATCCAACAAAAAATAAAACAACAATTAAATTTGCTACAGCACAATATAAAAATTGACCTTTAACCAAAGCAATGACCAAAATTGTAGAAATGTATAATAAAGAAAACAAAGGCACAAAAGATTTTATTGAGATAGAATATTTACTAAATGATAAAACCAAAACATTGCGTGAATCAGAGTTAGCACTAAAGCAAGTTGTAAATATATATAAGGATTTTAATTTTCCAGATTTAGCTAATATTATTTTAAATAACCCAATGGGTGCTTTTTTAATTAATTCCAAGAATAGAAATATGGATTTAAGTGATGTTGGTGTTGGTTTTGAAAATTTTCCTGAAGAAATAGCTAAATTACATTCAGTAGTTCCTGGTGAAAGAGTAGATTCTAAAAGAATGTATAGTATCCCTTTTAATATTTCAGACACAAATGCATTAATGTTCAATCTTGATTTAATGTTTTTAATTTTTAATTTAATTGAAAACAATGGTGGAAAAGTTGATAAAAATTCAAATATTTATAAAAAATCATTAATTGCTTCTCAAACAGGGTCTGAAATTCCTGAAAATTCATTTTTTTTAACACTAAAAGCTAAAAATAAAAGCGCATTTAAGAATATAAGTGTTAACGATGAAACATTTCAAAGTTATAATTCTATTTTAAATTTTGTTGATATTTTTTTTAATGGAATTGAAATAGATGAAACAAAAATTAAAGACGAAACACCTGAAACAAATGCAATTTTTGGGATTAATTATCCAATTGATACCTTTTTTCAAGATTATAATAATTTATCACAAAATAAAAAAATGTGGAATTTAAAGCCAAATCCTAATGACGAAAATACAACATATTTAAATTATGATATTTTAGAAGATAAAATTTTACAATCTAATTTTGAAGAAACTACAAAAAAATATATAAATAATATAAAGTATTTAGAATCTAAAAAAAACAAAAAAAATATTTTTAATAAAAAATATCAAATAAAAAATACTAGAGTTGGTTATGAACTAAGAGATTATAGAATGGCATTTGGTTTTGGCTTTGTTGTAACTAAAGAAGAATTGGTAAATACTTTAGAAAAGAAAAATGAATTAATAAAAAAACAAAACTTAACAGAAGAACAAGTAAAAAAAATATTACCAACAGAAGAAGATTTATATTTTTTACCTCAAGTAACTAAATCAAATATTTTAGATAAAAAAGGTAGTTGATGAGAAGGAGGTTCAAGCATAGTTGCTATTTCAGTGGATAATAATGGACCTTTAGACAAAGCGACAAAAAAATTTTTAAAATGATTATTTAATGCAAAAGTAAATTACAGAAATAAACAATATAATGTAACTGATTTAATACCAATTTTGTCTGGATATTTTTTTCCTTCTAAAAATAATGTTTCAGAAAAATATTCTGAGTTTTTAAAACAAGAAATATTAGATAGACAAAAATTAATTAATTCACTAAAACAAAACAACAATGACTTTGAAATAATTAGTGAATTAGAAAAAGAAAAACTTAATTTAGAAGCAGCACTTGTTAGTCAAATTTCATTGTTAAATGCTATAAGAAATAAAGATAATTTAATTTACAAATTAGTTGATAAAAAAGCTTCATCTATTTCAAAAACAATAGAAAGAGAATTGAGGAATTCAACAATTAAATCAAATGTAAATAATGAATTTGAATCTGAAAAATTTCTTAATGAAATTTTAAATAAAATGAAAAAATAA
- a CDS encoding DUF2779 domain-containing protein, with translation MQKEKILFSHFLRFKTMQPFFVWNSVDNLNYSSLESESLEDENEQLWNFDDLLDNGDENKNDKFIVTKSNVYLELTKKFIEDIILKYGYENIYVVKSKKTDEAIKETVEILKSNKYRIILFGVFEYKNAIARVDLLDLEKRKISCLKLSTSTKIKDVLKIYWNFQIIRNFLELKNASYFLISTNEKPKKGEILFDEIFNINLNKNKKKFKVSDKIPNSQEFFYKKLSNQQGIGYDEWNSNDKKIFNNSIFKIVNEKKIELKNKTIYLEEINYAIKKINSFKNVDKIQNFSELDNGPFGSNPNVNFIVEQFYPEIANFSGKVLSKKSILNFIETRNITYIQFIEYLKSVNARIDLSINDEEILNILNNPKNSIVWYDFEGFSLPFPPIDGVEPYKQIVFQLSIKKTYKNKIYTENIVYDPKKIDLNVFVEIIEKIYSNGSDYFVVFNKSYENTRIKEMMNLIKENDEEKHEKLLYKYNHIIENTIDLADFFSKYKANEFILPSIFFSKLKGYYSIKKIEKLITENKEKLNLKNFIIPYKELVIQNGVLAMSKAIDRYLGIIGDKEWEDEKINLKKYCENDVMAMIMVVEFINWTIKHKDKIKDL, from the coding sequence ATGCAAAAAGAAAAAATATTATTTAGTCATTTTTTAAGATTTAAGACTATGCAACCTTTTTTTGTTTGAAATAGTGTTGATAATTTAAATTATTCTAGTTTAGAAAGTGAAAGCTTAGAAGATGAAAATGAACAACTTTGAAATTTTGATGATTTATTGGATAATGGTGATGAAAATAAAAATGATAAATTCATTGTAACTAAAAGTAATGTTTATTTAGAGTTAACTAAAAAATTTATCGAAGATATAATTTTGAAATATGGCTATGAAAATATATATGTTGTTAAATCCAAAAAAACAGATGAAGCTATCAAAGAAACAGTAGAAATTTTAAAAAGTAATAAATATAGAATTATACTTTTTGGAGTATTTGAATATAAGAATGCTATTGCAAGAGTAGATTTATTAGATTTAGAAAAAAGAAAAATATCATGCTTAAAACTTTCTACATCTACAAAAATTAAAGATGTATTGAAAATATATTGAAATTTTCAAATAATAAGAAATTTTTTAGAATTAAAAAATGCATCTTATTTTTTAATTTCTACCAACGAAAAACCAAAAAAAGGTGAAATTTTATTTGATGAAATTTTTAATATAAATTTAAATAAAAATAAAAAAAAATTTAAAGTAAGTGATAAAATTCCTAATTCACAAGAATTTTTTTATAAAAAACTTAGCAATCAACAAGGTATAGGTTATGATGAGTGAAACTCAAATGACAAAAAAATATTTAATAATTCTATTTTTAAAATAGTTAATGAAAAAAAAATTGAATTAAAAAATAAAACTATATATTTAGAAGAAATAAATTATGCTATTAAAAAGATTAATTCTTTTAAAAATGTTGATAAAATACAAAACTTTTCAGAATTAGATAATGGTCCTTTTGGTTCTAACCCAAATGTAAATTTTATTGTTGAACAATTTTATCCAGAAATAGCTAATTTTAGTGGAAAAGTTTTAAGTAAAAAAAGTATATTAAATTTTATTGAAACTAGAAATATAACGTATATTCAGTTTATTGAATATTTAAAATCAGTTAATGCTAGAATTGATTTATCTATAAATGATGAAGAAATTTTAAATATTTTAAATAATCCCAAAAATTCAATAGTTTGATATGATTTTGAAGGCTTTTCATTACCTTTTCCACCAATTGATGGTGTGGAACCATATAAACAAATTGTATTTCAACTTTCAATAAAAAAAACTTATAAAAATAAAATTTATACAGAGAATATTGTTTATGATCCAAAAAAAATTGATTTAAATGTTTTTGTAGAAATAATTGAAAAAATTTATAGTAATGGCTCAGATTATTTTGTTGTTTTTAATAAATCATATGAAAATACAAGAATTAAAGAAATGATGAATTTAATAAAAGAAAATGATGAAGAAAAACATGAAAAATTATTATATAAATACAATCATATTATTGAAAACACAATTGATTTAGCTGATTTTTTTTCGAAGTATAAGGCAAATGAATTTATTCTCCCTTCTATTTTTTTTAGTAAATTAAAAGGTTATTATAGTATAAAAAAAATTGAAAAATTAATTACAGAAAACAAAGAAAAATTAAATTTAAAAAACTTTATAATCCCTTATAAAGAATTAGTGATACAAAATGGAGTTTTAGCAATGTCAAAAGCTATAGATCGTTATTTAGGGATTATTGGTGATAAAGAATGAGAAGATGAAAAAATAAATTTAAAAAAATATTGCGAAAATGATGTTATGGCAATGATAATGGTGGTAGAGTTTATAAATTGAACTATTAAACATAAAGATAAAATAAAGGATTTGTAA